Proteins from a single region of Megalopta genalis isolate 19385.01 chromosome 3, iyMegGena1_principal, whole genome shotgun sequence:
- the LOC143259233 gene encoding uncharacterized protein LOC143259233: MASFWFLDTMAHQVLKNKENLDDYCLGVLVSWLAGEMMLIREKKLPREEFFRLMKKIFQAAGNKIPDKNRCPYWDEVVAKQPEESLFEATQSDVDKKESASEDGRDETETFLSNVDPVVVLDTVMESTYAMYANELRYTLVYEVFAEPITVHSYQVPFSIRKPRSAKLTDLKTTPFNVGLRRTFELHDVFGIQKKKTGKGKLAVTMVHTPANSLDDEEDLAEKRKFILPLIEANEAMALFDQPEENDDVK, from the exons ATGGCGTCCTTCTGGTTCCTGGACACGATGGCGCATCAAGTTCTCAAGAACAAGGAGAACCTCGACGACTATTGCCTGGGCGTTCTGGTCAGCTGGCTCGCTGGGGAAATGATGCTCATTCGAG AGAAGAAGCTCCCTCGCGAGGAGTTTTTCAGGCTGATGAAGAAGATATTTCAAGCGGCCGGGAATAAGATACCGGACAAGAATCGCTGCCCTTATTGGGACGAAGTCGTGGCGAAACAGCCGGAGGAAAGCCTCTTCGA AGCAACGCAGAGCGACGTGGACAAGAAAGAGTCGGCCTCGGAAGACGGGAGAGACGAGACCGAGACGTTCCTCAGCAACGTGGACCCGGTAGTCGTGCTGGATACCGTGATGGAGTCTACCTACGCCAT GTATGCGAACGAGCTGAGATACACCCTGGTCTACGAAGTTTTCGCCGAACCGATAACGGTGCATAGTTATCAGGTGCCATTCTCCATCCGGAAGCCGCGTTCAGCGAAACTGACCGACCTCAAAACGACGCCATTCAACGTCGGACTCCGTCGAACATTCGAGTTGCACGATGTCTTCGGGATCCAGAAAAAGAAGACGG GTAAGGGGAAGCTGGCCGTTACCATGGTTCATACTCCCGCGAACTCGCTCGACGACGAAGAGGACCTTGCGGAGAAACGGAAGTTCATCTTGCCTTTGATAGAAGCGAACGAGGCGATGGCTCTGTTCGATCAGCCGGAAGAAAACGACGATGTTAAATAG
- the LOC143259229 gene encoding RCC1 domain-containing protein 1 isoform X2, which translates to MFYYAGFNACTLFSDDGDIVYTVDSFTEVSFSGITDFQIGWGYFLLWKGKELHICKKDQEGNTSVQSIQIPQSSLNSCKSAAIGKDNIVVLSNSDELWKYKIYETNDSWKKVTNFIPSNDDSDREYPVKVLQGGCTVVLSNLGRVFNVPTLVEMPKRVKFVDIACGFDHTILLAENGDVYSMGMGTRGQLGHNDLEDCDNPKLIEALAGLKVVRISAMGWHSAVITDQGDLYTWGWNTNGELGLSSLDSKVVAVPTLVDFTDERNEVVETFAKKVECGNTFTVCLTDDGIFWGCGCNKYGQLGQSRETLPGSTKFIKLQIPGAIGSIEDFRCREWGTVLLTS; encoded by the exons ATGTTTTATTATGCTGGATTTAATGCTTGTACATTGTTCTCCGATGACGGAGACATCGTCTATACAGTGGATTCGTTCACCGAAGTATCCTTTTCTGGAATCACAGACTTCCAGATAGGATGGGGATATTTTCTTTTATGGAAGGGAAAGGAACTGCATATTTGCAAGAAAGATCAAGAGGGGAACACGAGCGTTCAATCGATACAGATACCGCAGAGCTCATTGAACAG CTGTAAATCAGCTGCAATTGGTAAAGACAATATAGTAGTGTTAAGTAACAGCGATGAATTATGGAAATACAAAATCTACGAGACTAACGATTCCTGGAAGAAAGTGACAAACTTTATTCCAAGCAACGATGACTCCGATAGAGAATACCCTGTTAAAGTCTTGCAAGGAGGGTGCACCGTAGTCCTTAGCAACTTAG GTCGTGTTTTCAACGTCCCCACGTTGGTCGAGATGCCGAAGAGAGTGAAATTCGTAGACATCGCCTGTGGATTCGATCACACTATCCTATTAGCAGAGAACGGCGACGTGTATTCGATGGGGATGGGGAC GCGTGGGCAATTGGGGCACAACGATCTCGAAGACTGCGACAACCCTAAGCTGATCGAGGCTCTGGCCGGTCTCAAGGTTGTTCGGATCTCGGCGATGGGGTGGCATAGCGCCGTGATCACAGATCAA GGTGACTTGTACACGTGGGGGTGGAACACGAACGGAGAATTAGGTCTGTCATCTCTGGACAGCAAAGTAGTCGCTGTACCAACTCTGGTAGACTTCACGGATGAGCGGAACGAAGTCGTAGAGACGTTTGCGAAGAAAGTCGAATGCGGGAACACGTTCACCGTGTGCCTAACTG ACGACGGCATATTTTGGGGCTGCGGATGCAACAAGTACGGACAACTGGGCCAATCCCGGGAAACCCTGCCCGGCTCTACAAAATTTATCAAACTGCAGATCCCTGGAGCCATCGGAAGCATCGAAGACTTTAGGTGTCGGGAATGGGGCACCGTATTATTAACAAGCTAA
- the LOC143259229 gene encoding uncharacterized protein LOC143259229 isoform X1 yields MFYYAGFNACTLFSDDGDIVYTVDSFTEVSFSGITDFQIGWGYFLLWKGKELHICKKDQEGNTSVQSIQIPQSSLNRYNDILDELAEAVANSIFFSSCKSAAIGKDNIVVLSNSDELWKYKIYETNDSWKKVTNFIPSNDDSDREYPVKVLQGGCTVVLSNLGRVFNVPTLVEMPKRVKFVDIACGFDHTILLAENGDVYSMGMGTRGQLGHNDLEDCDNPKLIEALAGLKVVRISAMGWHSAVITDQGDLYTWGWNTNGELGLSSLDSKVVAVPTLVDFTDERNEVVETFAKKVECGNTFTVCLTDDGIFWGCGCNKYGQLGQSRETLPGSTKFIKLQIPGAIGSIEDFRCREWGTVLLTS; encoded by the exons ATGTTTTATTATGCTGGATTTAATGCTTGTACATTGTTCTCCGATGACGGAGACATCGTCTATACAGTGGATTCGTTCACCGAAGTATCCTTTTCTGGAATCACAGACTTCCAGATAGGATGGGGATATTTTCTTTTATGGAAGGGAAAGGAACTGCATATTTGCAAGAAAGATCAAGAGGGGAACACGAGCGTTCAATCGATACAGATACCGCAGAGCTCATTGAACAGGTACAACGATATCTTGGACGAGCTCGCAGAAGCAGTAGCTAATTCCATTTTCTTTTCTAGCTGTAAATCAGCTGCAATTGGTAAAGACAATATAGTAGTGTTAAGTAACAGCGATGAATTATGGAAATACAAAATCTACGAGACTAACGATTCCTGGAAGAAAGTGACAAACTTTATTCCAAGCAACGATGACTCCGATAGAGAATACCCTGTTAAAGTCTTGCAAGGAGGGTGCACCGTAGTCCTTAGCAACTTAG GTCGTGTTTTCAACGTCCCCACGTTGGTCGAGATGCCGAAGAGAGTGAAATTCGTAGACATCGCCTGTGGATTCGATCACACTATCCTATTAGCAGAGAACGGCGACGTGTATTCGATGGGGATGGGGAC GCGTGGGCAATTGGGGCACAACGATCTCGAAGACTGCGACAACCCTAAGCTGATCGAGGCTCTGGCCGGTCTCAAGGTTGTTCGGATCTCGGCGATGGGGTGGCATAGCGCCGTGATCACAGATCAA GGTGACTTGTACACGTGGGGGTGGAACACGAACGGAGAATTAGGTCTGTCATCTCTGGACAGCAAAGTAGTCGCTGTACCAACTCTGGTAGACTTCACGGATGAGCGGAACGAAGTCGTAGAGACGTTTGCGAAGAAAGTCGAATGCGGGAACACGTTCACCGTGTGCCTAACTG ACGACGGCATATTTTGGGGCTGCGGATGCAACAAGTACGGACAACTGGGCCAATCCCGGGAAACCCTGCCCGGCTCTACAAAATTTATCAAACTGCAGATCCCTGGAGCCATCGGAAGCATCGAAGACTTTAGGTGTCGGGAATGGGGCACCGTATTATTAACAAGCTAA
- the LOC143259230 gene encoding ADP-ribosylation factor-like protein 3, with protein sequence MGLLSILRKLRSNPDKELRLLLLGLDNAGKTTILKSLASEDITQVTPTQGFNIKSVQSEGFKLNVWDIGGARKIRPYWRNYFENTDVLIYVVDSADVKRLEETGQELSELLLEEKLRGVPLLVYANKQDLGQAVTAAEIAEGLGLHNIKDRDWQIQSCIATDGKGVKEGLEWACKNIKRK encoded by the exons ATG GGACTGCTGTCGATCTTGAGGAAACTGCGCTCGAACCCCGACAAAGAATTGCGCTTGCTTCTCCTGGGCCTGGACAATGCTGGGAAAACGACGATACTCAAGTCCCTGGCTAGCGAGGACATCACGCAG GTAACGCCGACTCAGGGATTCAACATAAAGAGCGTGCAAAGCGAGGGCTTTAAATTGAACGTCTGGGACATTGGCGGTGCCCGAAAGATCCGGCCTTACTGGAGGAACTATTTCGAGAACACCGATGTCCTG ATCTATGTGGTGGACAGCGCAGATGTGAAACGATTAGAGGAGACCGGTCAGGAGCTGTCGGAGCTGCTGCTCGAGGAGAAGTTGCGAGGGGTCCCATTGCTGGTGTATGCCAACAAGCAGGATCTGGGACAAGCTGTGACCGCGGCTGAAATCGCGGAGGGTCTTGGGTTGCACAATATCAAGGACCGTGACTGGCAGATTCAATCGTGCATCGCCACCGACGGCAAGGGTGTCAAG GAGGGGCTGGAGTGGGCgtgcaagaacatcaagaggaaGTAA
- the LOC143259218 gene encoding uncharacterized protein LOC143259218, which yields MLLPRTCILLIALAGAASCEKHEEEDASAVFLEAAKSFFSNKDGMSGLQGLASAFVQPDTGKQGNDILGSGGNMDGIGQIIAGIGTMFAGNENRQGFDYSIIGSVLEGMLNTGKKSKGVGREADDKPEISLDFEGLLNLGSTLFGQNSGNPDLLMGLLPMLMQNLGGENEVDGQPKSHDHSGHSWYMPPILENLHVMWEHFSNSELGQTLWKNSGLANFVGQMTDPQGHIQYEKLLDSFENPALRRRWIRALTNYVGEWISHVSDPQIQQRYLNTAQFVGNSFLKSQGFPKTAMFDAMRPVESLSRLVNAVATRHLGMKIDSSQYIRPAVAYVQELITLASEKGFIMSRVNAREISNRLSEVINYDIVDPMLKSYRAYKWSIKRPQCASQILCTINEKNEQDKQQSPLRNSVLKATSYPAAWAVSNKLGTSFWALYGAITEHDKCVQKYPAICTDFHEEEIRVTTESVHSEL from the exons ATGTTGTTGCCGAGGACGTGCATCCTGCTGATCGCGCTGGCCGGTGCGGCGAGCTGCGAGAAGCACGAGGAGGAAGACGCTTCGGCGGTGTTCCTGGAGGCGGCGAAGTCCTTCTTCTCGAACAAGGACGGCATGAGCGGGCTGCAGGGTCTGGCGAGCGCGTTCGTCCAGCCGGACACCGGAAAACAG GGAAACGACATTCTAGGCAGCGGCGGGAACATGGACGGCATCGGGCAGATCATCGCTGGCATCGGCACGATGTTCGCCGGCAACGAGAACCGCCAAGGGTTCGACTACTCGATAATAGGCTCGGTTTTGGAGGGCATGCTGAACACAGGCAAAAAGAGCAAGGGTGTCGGCAGGGAGGCCGACGACAAGCCGGAGATCAGCTTGGACTTCGAGGGCCTGCTGAATCTGGGGAGCACGCTGTTCGGCCAGAACTCCGGTAACCCGGACTTGTTGATGGGTCTCCTGCCCATGCTGATGCAGAACCTCGGCGGCGAGAACGAGGTCGACGGCCAGCCGAAGTCGCACGATCACTCCGGCCACTCCTGGTACATGCCGCCCATCCTGGAGAACCTGCACGTGATGTGGGAACACTTCAGCAACTCGGAGCTCGGCCAGACCCTGTGGAAGAACAGCGGCCTGGCGAATTTCGTGGGTCAGATGACCGACCCGCAGGGCCATATCCAGTACGAGAAGCTTCTGGACAGCTTCGAGAACCCGGCGCTGCGGCGACGATGGATCAGAGCGTTGACGAACTACGTCGGCGAGTGGATCTCCCACGTGTCCGACCCGCAGATCCAGCAACGGTACCTGAACACGGCGCAGTTCGTCGGGAACAGCTTCCTGAAGTCGCAGGGATTTCCGAAGACGGCCATGTTCGACGCCATGAGGCCGGTGGAGAGCCTCTCGAG GTTGGTGAACGCGGTCGCCACGAGACACCTGGGCATGAAGATCGACAGCTCGCAGTACATTCGACCGGCGGTCGCCTACGTGCAGGAACTGATCACCCTGGCCTCGGAGAAAGGGTTCATCATGTCCCGGGTGAACGCCAGGGAGATCAGCAACCGACTGAGCGAGGTGATCAACTACGACATCGTCGATCCGATGTTGAAG TCCTACCGAGCGTACAAATGGTCGATCAAGAGGCCGCAGTGCGCCAGCCAGATCCTCTGCACCATAAACGAGAAGAACGAGCAGGACAAGCAACAGTCGCCTCTGCGAAACAGTGTACTGAAGGCGACAAGCTACCCGGCAGCCTGGGCTGTCAGCAACAAGCTGGGAACCAGTTTCTGGGCCCTCTACGGAGCCATCACAGAGCACGACAAATGCGTC CAAAAGTACCCGGCCATCTGCACGGACTTCCACGAGGAGGAGATCCGAGTTACCACGGAGAGCGTTCACAGTGAACTTTGA
- the LOC143259231 gene encoding odorant receptor 4-like, producing MMLVCLNANDRVGVLKSVMFVTTLLMQLYVYTYAGDALESQTAEISFGAYDSTWYRSRGHRARDLALIISRGNSPYCVTAGKFVPMNLLAFKEILKASTSYMSVLEVMMEA from the coding sequence ATGATGCTGGTGTGCCTGAACGCGAACGACAGAGTCGGCGTGCTGAAGTCCGTGATGTTCGTGACCACGTTGCTGATGCAGCTGTACGTCTACACCTACGCCGGCGACGCCCTGGAGTCCCAGACAGCTGAGATCTCGTTCGGCGCCTACGACTCGACCTGGTACCGTTCCCGAGGGCACCGAGCCAGAGACCTGGCGTTGATCATCAGCCGCGGCAACTCGCCGTACTGTGTCACGGCCGGGAAATTCGTGCCGATGAACTTGCTCGCGTTCAAGGAGATCCTGAAAGCCTCCACCTCGTACATGTCGGTCCTGGAGGTGATGATGGAGGCGTGA
- the LOC143259225 gene encoding odorant receptor 10-like — protein sequence MKLPTDKDFAYEMTPLKIVSWPVGTWPLQKYDLLSVMRSVVTLVVLTVLFFTVHMEIYLDHGNAEKNLDAVLLITCSMLAISKVACFRFRPTGLIANFVSAVRDHQDLREEKKRAIVKHYALMGRITSASILSCSYASALLFMLVPLFTGTEDATEILNHTAYKCEHSLPFPSECTLELLRMPENVHGLIYLGEFLMLVLLACGNMGSDILFFGIAFHLCGQVEVLKLDFSRFLEYGTDSGKRFNALVMRHRHLLTLAEHLNNTIGYILVLQLFSSCMLICISGVQFILSLQVHNIVMVIKTFVVVSVLLSQMFAYSYVGEYSRNQFGAIGYLAYCSDWYNAPCNLSRNVMFVLMKTQYPVHLKAGRFFLVNLQTYMSILKTSMSYLSVLRVMVM from the exons ATGAAGCTCCCGACGGACAAGGACTTCGCCTACGAGATGACACCGCTAAAGATCGTCTCGTGGCCCGTGGGCACCTGGCCCCTCCAAAAATACGATCTACTCTCTGTTATGAGGTCTGTCGTCACCCTGGTTGTATTG ACGGTGCTGTTTTTCACCGTGCACATGGAAATCTACCTGGACCACGGGAACGCGGAGAAGAACCTGGACGCTGTGTTGCTAATCACATGCAGCATGCTCGCAATTTCGAAGGTGGCTTGTTTCCGGTTCCGTCCTACGGGCTTGATCGCGAACTTCGTCTCCGCGGTGAGGGACCACCAGGACTTGAGGGAAGAGAAGAAGCGCGCCATCGTGAAGCATTACGCGCTAATGGGCCGAATCACGTCCGCCAGCATTCTGTCCTGCTCGTACGCCAGCGCGTTGCTGTTCATGCTGGTGCCCCTGTTTACCGGGACGGAGGACGCGACGGAGATCCTGAACCACACGGCTTATAAGTGCGAACACAGCCTTCCTTTTCCCAGCGAGTGCACGCTGGAGCTTCTGCGAATGCCGGAAAATGTGCACGGGCTGATATACCTCGGAGAGTTCTTGATGCTGGTGTTGTTGGCCTGCGGAAATATGG GTAGCGACATCCTGTTCTTCGGCATCGCTTTTCACCTATGCGGACAGGTGGAGGTGCTGAAGCTGGACTTCAGCAGATTTCTCGAGTACGGGACGGACAGCGGGAAACGTTTCAACGCCCTGGTAATGAGGCATCGTCATCTGCTGACATTGGCCGAACACCTCAACAACACGATCGGATATATTCTGGTCCTGCAACTGTTCTCGAGCTGCATGCTGATCTGCATATCCG GAGTCCAGTTCATCCTGTCTCTGCAGGTCCACAACATTGTGATGGTGATTAAGACGTTCGTAGTGGTGTCCGTTCTCTTGAGCCAAATGTTTGCCTACAGTTACGTCGGCGAGTACTCGAGGAACCAATTCGGGGCCATCGGCTACTTGGCCTACTGCAGCGATTGGTATAACGCACCCTGCAATCTTTCAAGAAACGTTATGTTCGTACTAATGAAGACTCAGTATCCCGTTCACCTAAAGGCTGGTAGATTTTTCCTCGTCAATCTTCAGACTTACATGAGTATCCTGAAGACCTCCATGTCCTATCTGTCCGTTCTTCGCGTTATGGTGATGTAA